The following DNA comes from Camelina sativa cultivar DH55 chromosome 14, Cs, whole genome shotgun sequence.
GAAATAAAACTTGTAATGCAGTAGAACCTCAGCGAAAGAAAAGCAAACTCATGAGGAGGATTAGAGAAACACTTACAGCAATGACATCTCCGTCGCACCAAGGGATCTTATCGCTGCCGGTGAAGAAGGAACTGATGGAGTCAAAGAACTGTCCGACGTTGCCACGTGTAACGGAGGACGCAGCAAATTACGTCTCGTTTGTAGGAACGTTTCTTCTATAATCTCTTTATTtcgatttaactttttaattttaatgctGAAAGACGGTGGAAACATACGCTAATGCACTTGCTCTTAGTGACTGTAAGTATGTGCCCCACAACTATCAATAGTATAGTGGGCTTGAAAGACGAGAGTGACCGCCCATCCATCATATTAAATATCTGAAAATTAGTAAGTGTACTTAACGATTACAAACGTCTTATATGTAGCATCTAGCAACCATTTTGACAGTTAACAAGTACGTATGCTTTattattgttcttgtttgtacgaatgtatgtatgtttttttatattctaaatttCAATATGATTGACCAAGTAATTTACGTTGTCAATTCATATAATATCATTCAAAAGATATATATCAATTTCTTTGATGTGATGTAAAAAGCGAACATGTGAAACTACACTTAATTCGAAATATTAGAAGAAGTAGGTATCAAATCCCAAATATTAGAGACTGCCACCTTGAGATTCACATAATttgaaaatgttatttattattttaatatttcttttatgtGTCAAAGACTTCCCACTGCTCATTACTCAAATCCACCAACATACACAATCTTTAATCTCCACAACAACTCGACTAAAATTCCCAACATCTTCCCCTATATAGTCAGACATTTGGTCAATCATAAggcaaaactcaaaaccaaaagtaTTTGTACTATTCATATCAAAGATAACAAGCTCATTTCTCGACGGTCCGATGGGTGACGCAGCTAAGTATGATGGCTCTAGCCAAATCAAATCAGAGCGCAAGgaaaaaagagtgtttttcttaagaaaatggACCCAGTTCGATGTGGAGAAAGCTTCGGCTGTTGTAGTCGTGCATCTGTTGTGTCTAATAGCTCCATTTTACTTCAAATGGGAAGCAATCTTGTTCGGTGCGATTCTCAGCCATGTGACTAACATTTTCATCACATTTTCGTACCACCGGAGCTTTAAGTTACCTAAATGGCTTGAATATATATTCGCCTACACTGCTCTTTTCGCGTTGCAGGTAAATACTCTTttacaagaaaatgtaaaatgaaacTATCGATCGTACATCCAATATGTATACTCAGTTATATTGTCTATCTGTTTTTTTCGTTTCAGGGTCATCCAATAGATTGGGTGAGTACACATAGGTTCCATCACCAGTTCACAGATTCGGACCGCGATCCACATAGCCCTATCGAAGGATTCTGGTTCAGCCATGTCTTGTGGATATTTGACTCCGATTATATCAGAGAAAAGGTAGCTAAACGTTTACAAAACGCACGTAAATTCACTTGTGAATCGATCTTAAATTAGTGATGAGATTCCAagatttgtaattaaaataaaggTGAATGTTGTAATACTTGCTACAGTGTGGAAGACGTAACAATGTGATGGACTTGAAGCAACAATGGTTCTATAGGTTTCTTGGAAAGACAATGGGTCTCCACATCTCAGCATTTTGGACCCTCATCTACTTATGGGGTGGTCTACCTTACTTAACTTGGGGCGTGGTATAATCTCTATGTATCTTAGCAATTAATTTCTTCGTAAATTTGTCATTAATGTATTAAAACtggtattttcaaaaataaattaaattctcattttcaattatttcttcttttccttttgttttggcAACAGGGTGTTGGAGGAGTATACGCTTACCATATGACTTGGCTCATCAACTCGGCATGCCATATTTGGGGTTCGCAAGCGTGGAACACGAAAGACACCTCTCGTAACGTTTGGTATATTCTAattctatatctatatatacatttttttaataacattttggGTTGTACTTTTCATTTGTACttgttaaaaaacttatttacaaagttaattcctaaattttttccaaaattagcattatttcattttgtttcctaaatattttacattttatttaaaatcaatataaagacagaaactatgatatatttaatcatattttctattttgttttaaagatattCTATCActgaatcatttgcaaacaaaaaaacaacaatttgatttccattttgttttccaatacctGTGACCTTTGATtattaacgtaagaagaacttcaCTTcacatttaataaaatattataattaatatatataaacttaataaatttttaaaatattacaaatatgtaaaactaaaaaagtttaaaatactatagtAGATAAGTTATAGAGAGGAcgtgttgaaattaataaaatatcattaaatttgtgataACAcgaattaaaactaaattttattatttttaaacactattaatattagaatatttgacatataaaatcaagttgattaaactaaaattatgtaaaataattaaatcattaggaacaaTGTGACTTAATAATAGCGtataaataacttattatatatttaaatcccttatttttttgtcataataattaaaaatcaaaataaaaactcaaaacactaaaaaaacaaaataaatataacaaacaaatggtcataaaatatattacagtttaaaatataaacatttaaccGTATATCcattatttaacaaacaaatacaacataaaatataaataataataaaattgtatacaccccgcggattaaaatctagttttattTGCAAACTCGAATCTCCGAGACGTcgaaaaaccaaaccaaacaaacaaagtttaTCCGAAAGACCAAAACCTATACACGATGGGCCCAGTTTCAATTTGATTAGTGTACTAAATCAAACGAATCCAGTTTCAATCTGGTTTAATTATAGAGAACTTTGTAAACCGAAAAACTTATATAACTAATACTGAGTAAATGTGTGTAATGGTGCAGGTGGCTAGGGCTATTCACGTTGGGAGAGAGCTGGCACAACAACCATCATGCCTTTGAGGCGTCGGCTAGGCACGGACTAGAATGGTATCAGGTAGACGTAACTTGGTACCTCATTCGGTTCTTCCAGGCTCTCGGTTTAGCCACTAATGTCANTGtcagctctttttttttttttttttgacaaataatgtcAGCTCTAAATCTATCTATTTCGTTAAATTATACGTACTCGTCACTCACTCTTTTGTTGCTTATCTAATAGACTAATACTGCTAAGAATAATCTGTTCTCATAAACTTGTAAACCAGTTGATCCAACACCTTTGTTTCAAGTACATTGCATGCTGTATGGACAACGAAAACTGACATAACAATCTCGAAAGAGTAACAAACCTTGAGCCAGAAAGAGTTCAGAAGATGTAGTCCGGTAACTCCAGAGGAAACTCTGCGACTTTGACTTCGAATTGACTCCCTTTTGGATCTCTCAGACTAAGTAAAAGGATCCAAAAGGGTCAAGATTCCAGTTTAATTTCAAAACTACAACATATGGTGGTCTGGATTCTTAAAGCATACCTTCCAGGCACAAAGGTGAAAGAGCCTTCAATGGATCCAGCTGTTGTTGGAAAACTTGAACAACTCTCATACACAAACTCTTCCCCTCCGGTTTGTAAGAGCGGGTACTACAAATACACAAACCCAAACAAAGTTCATATCACAATAATGCTCCTTCAACCAACAAATTGTTATCTTAAACTAAGGCCAAACTATTACCTTTCCTATCACAGCTTCTCCATTAACCTTGTCTATCACTTCATTATCAGCTCGGATAACCCAATGCCTCCAAGACAGTTGGCAAGAGCTATGATGTGTCCCATTCAAGATGCATCCTTCTGGAACGAGAGACATCCGGATTGAATATGCATACCAGTAAGCCGGTGGCTGATCCAGAAGATTAGATATTTCCGGAATAAAAACAGACGAAGCACGTACCTGCAtttattaacaaacaaacaagccTTTTCATTTAACAATCCACAAATCCGAATATATCAAATGACTAAGTAAGTCATTTGCTTACCTGCACACCATTAGTTATGGCGACAGAACACAGGGGAGGAAGTTCCGGGAACAAACTGATACTTTTGACATTTTCCTGTTCACAGATTTTTATAGTGCCGGCTTGTAACCGCCTGCCATGTTCTTCCAACCAAAGCAGCAAGGCATCCTGTGACTGATGATCGCCGTTGATACCATGAACCGATCTAACCAAAGAATCCGGTACACAAGGAAGTAACTGGCGGTTACTTGTCCCAGTATAAAGCTTTCCGTTTGTGCAGTCTAGGAAAAAGATTTTCAGACTGGCCACTACGGATGCCGCCACAACTATAAGGTTTGAAGTGTTGGAGAAACCAAGGTGGCGCATGGTTTCCTTTGTCTCCCTTATGATTTCTTTAAGAGGTAGCAAGTAGACATTAACTTCATGAGAATAAGCAGAGTAGCCACCTATAAGCCCCAAAGACCCATCAAGCCCATTAGAGGAAGACAGCTCTTGACCATCAACGAAACGGTAGAGAAGCCTTGTGGGAAGAGGAAGCTTCACTTTGAGAAGAGTCTCGAATTCTTCAAGATCATCTTCTGTGGCACCTTTCCTCAGTGTTGCCTTTGCTTCAGGGAAGTTTAAGCTCAACCATAGTTTGAGGTTGTCCCAACAAAGTGTAACTCGTTTAACAAGATTCCAAGGGTACATTCTAAATGACTCCCTCCACAACTGATATGCTgtctgaaaaattaaaaaaaaaaaaaaaatcaaaactttaaggTAGACGCAGAGATCAAAACCTAAACTTTACAGTGTCAACAGCCCTCAAAGAAACGAACGTTCGGACTCAGAATTGATCAAATTCAGGTAAATTTAAATactcaaaaccctagaaaatgtCAAAAGAAGAAAGGTAAAGAAAAGAGTGAAATTGACCTTGAAGGAAGGCACAGGTTCTCCATTGGGATCGAGTGGAGTAGAGATATTAAGATCACGGGAACAAAAGATCGACCAGAGAGATTCCTCGGAGGCGGAAACCCTAAGGCTTCTACTGACACAAGCCACCCTCCCGGTGCTTTCAGGACCGATTTTGGATAATACGATGTGGAGAACCAAATCTCCTGCATCTTCTAGCCCCATAGCTTTTTCGTCTCAGACAACGACCCCCTTCTTGCTTTTTTGACTTTTCTCGGTCGGCTCTGTTTCAGTTCTTGGAATGTTTTCGATATCATCTACTTACTTGGTGTGTTGGCACTTGATTAAGTCGGTTACTTTaggaataaaaatacaaaattcgaGTGTACTACACCAAAGACACTTCGGTACAGAGGGACCGAacctaaagaaacaaaactagttCGAAAGAAGAAATTCAggcaagaaaagaaacaaattgaagttttaaaactttacaacaaaagaaaatataattgagTATGATGACAATGAATTCACTACTAGGAGTTTATggtcaaaaactcaaaaacaccTTATTCAGCAACATTACATATTAAACCggatctcatcatcatctgtaCAGAGGAACCATTAGCTAAGCTTTGAAATTGTCCTTTGCTCTTCTTATAATACCCAGAGCTTCTGCTTCATCTGCTGTCTCTGGAATACTTAAAGCCCGACGAATATCTGAGTTCCAAGCACGGAGAAACGGGTTACAAgctttctccatcttcatcgtTGTTGGAATCTGAGATTTTGCAGACACGAAATCAGTCAAGAATAAAACGGAGAAGAAGTGCTAGTTTCAATTACTTTGGAGATAAATTATCTAATGTAGGAGAAGCTAGTCCAGTgaagtaaaatgaaaaaaaagaaagatcaccGTTGGTAACTTCTTGTCACGGAGCTCTGCAACGTAGGCTGCATAAGACTGGAGTACTTCGTTAGTTGGTTCTATAGACAATGCAAACTTGGAATTACTCTGCAAGATTATACATCATTCGATCAGATGGGATTTACACGTCTGTGGTATTTTTATATGGAAACACCCAATAAAGATCACAAACCAGTGTATATTCATGGCCACAGTATACGCTTGTGTCGTCCGGCAAAGCAATTATCCTCTGGAGAGAAGCTAGCATCTGCAGTGGAAAACCAATTTAAAGAACTTACGCTAAGTGTAGAGACAACAATAGTTGCACATGAAAATTTAAGATAAACAATGTTTACCTGCTCTGGAGTACCTTCAAAGAGCTTACCACATGATAAGCTAAATAAGGTGTCCCCTGTGAAAATTGCTCGCGCCCCTGGAAAGTAGAAACTAATATGGCCTACAAACAGAAAAGACGAGATTAAAATGGGGACAAGGCTAAGAGTCTAAGACATTCAGATATGCTAACGCTTTTTAGAGCATCAAAGCTCTAATCAGAGGACCAAGGGAAATACAAAGTTCTTAGAACCTCAAAGAATATTatgacaaaaccaaaactttttagAATAGAAACTTAATTATGTGaatctataaaaatatacaaattcttGAAGCTCAAATTGTTATCTAATGCTACGGACGAATAAACTGTACAGGCCATACAAGGAGGACATATAGCATAAGAATATGGATTGGATAACTAAATTTTGAACTAATCTGATCAgaagtatataaattaaaacttcgACAGGAGTAAACTTTGCATTTAAGACGACGTGTAACCAACCTGTTGTGTGGCCAGGGGTTTCCATAACATGTACTTCATGGCCAGCAAACATCCATTTGTCACCATCTTTTAAGGCTATATCAATTCCAGGAATCCGGTCCCTATCTACAGCTGAGCCAATCACCTAAGTACAAGCAACGTCGTAGTGTGGAATTAATTGTTACATCGAAAGTCTAGATAACATATTATCCACAATATGGACAGAGAGAGAGTGAAGTAACATTCGCCTACCTTTGCACCATACCTGTCTTTTAGTTCCAAATTCCCACCAGTGTGATCATAATGGTGAtgtgtatttaaaatatatgttagatttCGACTATGCTTCTGCAGCGCATTCATAACAGGTACAGCTTCAGAAGGGTCAACCACGCCAACTGTACCAGTATCCTCGTCATGTAATATATAAGCGTAGTTGTCTGTAAGACATGGCACCTGCAAAGAAAAATTAGCTTTGTTGTCCTCAAGACTGCGCAATGACATGCCAAATAAACTTGTTGCCATGCTATTTAAGAAACGAATGAAAGTACTGCTAAGAAATCACTGGTTTACAAGTTGGTTTGTTGGAAAGATTCAGCAATTATTTCAGGAGGTTTGCCAAGACAAAAAAGGATTAC
Coding sequences within:
- the LOC104743165 gene encoding delta-9 desaturase-like 1 protein; the protein is MGDAAKYDGSSQIKSERKEKRVFFLRKWTQFDVEKASAVVVVHLLCLIAPFYFKWEAILFGAILSHVTNIFITFSYHRSFKLPKWLEYIFAYTALFALQGHPIDWVSTHRFHHQFTDSDRDPHSPIEGFWFSHVLWIFDSDYIREKCGRRNNVMDLKQQWFYRFLGKTMGLHISAFWTLIYLWGGLPYLTWGVGVGGVYAYHMTWLINSACHIWGSQAWNTKDTSRNVWWLGLFTLGESWHNNHHAFEASARHGLEWYQVDVTWYLIRFFQALGLATNVXTNTAKNNLFS
- the LOC104739161 gene encoding F-box protein SKIP16-like; the protein is MGLEDAGDLVLHIVLSKIGPESTGRVACVSRSLRVSASEESLWSIFCSRDLNISTPLDPNGEPVPSFKTAYQLWRESFRMYPWNLVKRVTLCWDNLKLWLSLNFPEAKATLRKGATEDDLEEFETLLKVKLPLPTRLLYRFVDGQELSSSNGLDGSLGLIGGYSAYSHEVNVYLLPLKEIIRETKETMRHLGFSNTSNLIVVAASVVASLKIFFLDCTNGKLYTGTSNRQLLPCVPDSLVRSVHGINGDHQSQDALLLWLEEHGRRLQAGTIKICEQENVKSISLFPELPPLCSVAITNGVQVRASSVFIPEISNLLDQPPAYWYAYSIRMSLVPEGCILNGTHHSSCQLSWRHWVIRADNEVIDKVNGEAVIGKYPLLQTGGEEFVYESCSSFPTTAGSIEGSFTFVPGSLRDPKGSQFEVKVAEFPLELPDYIF
- the LOC104739160 gene encoding probable hydroxyacylglutathione hydrolase 2, chloroplastic, whose product is MQAIAKVSCAASFFRCSRLTTQPCLSPCVRQLHLRKGFVSGVMKLFSSPLRTLRGAGKSVRVSRFCTVSNVSSSLQIELVPCLTDNYAYILHDEDTGTVGVVDPSEAVPVMNALQKHSRNLTYILNTHHHYDHTGGNLELKDRYGAKVIGSAVDRDRIPGIDIALKDGDKWMFAGHEVHVMETPGHTTGHISFYFPGARAIFTGDTLFSLSCGKLFEGTPEQMLASLQRIIALPDDTSVYCGHEYTLSNSKFALSIEPTNEVLQSYAAYVAELRDKKLPTIPTTMKMEKACNPFLRAWNSDIRRALSIPETADEAEALGIIRRAKDNFKA